The Lepisosteus oculatus isolate fLepOcu1 chromosome 4, fLepOcu1.hap2, whole genome shotgun sequence genome window below encodes:
- the LOC138238342 gene encoding leukotriene B4 receptor 1-like yields MDNYSTGPAPVGVTLIGPSHFPLSLPAFHASAASLPSNRSANSTSPASPAGLPVSHQVGIAILSLSFLLGFPGNAFVVWTIVCRVTRRSVTCLLVLNLALADALVLLSAPLFIRFLARRNWEFGTAVCKLVHYLCCVNMYASIYLICLMSLDRWLAVARPFLSQRLRTKRSLLLSLLALWTLAFVFSVPMPFYRSNLQPFLMKGSSVHICMPYHYGSWSHEVFQYLWETMLAFLFPFSMILMCYTGVALRLRSAMFQRRGRGNRLILLIVMAFAAFWAPYHITNILQVVGILGSHEAAQAAARAARPNVTAFAFFSSSVNPILYVFAGSAHIRSAGLGFMARLFDGTHSDGPSSSAGSRLSRSTRTSRSGSSAELSALRKFSVNFPAAGSCKDRAGRGGPAGGPGPGGPAEAKTLMTAASEDGLQV; encoded by the exons ATGGACAACTACAGCACAGGCCCCGCCCCGGTGGGCGTCACCCTCATCGGCCCCTCCCACTTCCCTCTGTCCCTCCCAGCCTTCCACGCCAGCGCCGCCTCCCTGCCGTCCAATCGCAGCGCGAACTCCACCAGCCCCGCCTCCCCCGCCGGCCTCCCTGTCTCCCACCAGGTGGGCATCGCCATCCTCTCCCTGTCCTTCCTCCTCGGCTTCCCGGGCAACGCCTTCGTGGTGTGGACGATCGTGTGCCGGGTGACCCGCCGCTCCGTCACCTGCCTGCTGGTGCTCAACCTCGCCCTGGCGGACGCCCTGGTGCTCCTCAGCGCCCCCCTCTTCATCCGCTTCCTGGCCAGGCGGAACTGGGAGTTCGGGACGGCGGTGTGCAAGCTGGTCCACTACCTGTGCTGCGTCAACATGTACGCCTCCATCTACCTCATCTGCCTGATGAGCCTGGACCGCTGGCTGGCCGTGGCCCGGCCCTTCCTCTCCCAGCGGCTGCGCACCAAGcgctccctcctcctctccctcctggcGCTCTGGACCCTGGCCTTCGTCTTCTCCGTGCCCATGCCCTTCTACCGCAG tAATCTTCAGCCGTTTCTGATGAAAGGCTCCAGTGTGCACATCTGCATGCCGTATCACTACGGGAGCTGGAGCCACGAGGTGTTCCAGTACCTGTGGGAGACCATGCTGGCCTTCCTCTTTCCCTTCTCCATGATCCTGATGTGCTACACAGGCGTGGCCTTGCGCCTGCGCAGCGCCATGTTCCAGCGCCGTGGCCGGGGAAACCGTCTCATCCTGCTCATCGTGATGGCCTTCGCCGCCTTCTGGGCACCCTACCACATCACCAACATCCTCCAG GTGGTGGGGATCCTGGGCTCCCACGAGGCGGCGCAGGCGGCGGCCCGGGCGGCGCGGCCCAACGTGACGGCCTTCGCCTTCTTCAGCAGCAGCGTCAACCCCATCCTGTACGTGTTCGCCGGCAGCGCCCACATCCGCAGCGCCGGCCTCGGCTTCATGGCCCGGCTCTTCGACGGCACCCACTCCGACGGCCCGTCCTCCTCCGCCGGCAGCCGGCTCTCCCGCAGCACGCGGACCAGCCGCAGCGGCTCCTCGGCCGAGCTGTCGGCCCTGCGCAAGTTCTCCGTCAACTTCCCCGCCGCCGGCTCCTGCAAGGACCGGGCGGGCCGCGGCGGCCCCGCGGGGGGCCCGGGGCCGGGCGGGCCGGCCGAGGCGAAGACCCTGATGACGGCCGCCTCGGAGGACGGGCTCCAGGTCTGA
- the LOC138238343 gene encoding E3 ubiquitin-protein ligase TRIM47-like isoform X1, translating to MAAAPSSSFSFSSSSSFSSTQGDSTLEGELTCPVCLDIFQDPRLLPCGHNLCLRCVRALGAPGAPGGPIRCPECRRECRPEEPRQNYRLANIALDFLRRDRAVEGAAPVPCDTCPRGGAPAARTCLQCQVSLCLDHLRPHLERPAYTRHPLVQPLSDPRAQRCPRHGQAARLYCTHRKQHLCPACVLEEEQNDSSNPRNMREEPRGSAVLATHRDRSPTAGLRPRPAEEEEVWSSLYASEDPSSHDEEEESRGGGDYVVEEEEELVEGSGEEEEEDEEEEEEEESDQENSPEDHSNHDEEEEICGGGDYVVEEEEELAEGSGEEEEEEEEEVLSYLYASEDSSSHDEEEESCGAGDYVVEEEEEQTEGSGEEEEEDEEEEEEDSSGESEDEEHFQGRDEDQEENDFHALEEYDGESEEEEDTATSAFEELFTEDEEEEEIGTPATEEYSGVCDEDEEEEFLGDRDEHVEVGEVGTPAVEEYSGVRDEDEEEEISTSEDEGSHAYLDADYGGEEEYSSSS from the exons ATGGCGGccgccccctcctcctccttctccttctcctcctcctcctccttctcctccacGCAGGGAGACTCCACCCTGGAGGGGGAGCTGACCTGCCCCGTGTGCCTGGACATCTTCCAGGACCCCCGCCTGCTGCCCTGTGGCCACAACCTGTGCCTGCGCTGCGTGCGGGCCCTGGGGGCCCCGGGGGCCCCGGGGGGGCCGATCCGCTGCCCCGAGTGCCGGCGGGAGTGCCGCCCCGAGGAGCCGCGGCAGAACTACCGGCTGGCCAACATCGCCCTGGACTTCCTGCGGCGGGACCGGGCCGTGGAGGGGGCGGCGCCGGTGCCCTGCGACACCTGCCCCCGGGGGGGCGCGCCGGCCGCCAGGACCTGCCTGCAGTGCCAGGTGTCCCTCTGCCTGGACCACCTGCGGCCACACCTGGAGCGCCCCGCCTACACCCGCCACCCCCTGGTCCAGCCCCTGTCGGACCCCCGGGCCCAGCGCTGCCCGCGGCACGGCCAGGCGGCCCGGCTCTACTGCACCCACAGGAAGCAGCACCTCTGTCCCGCCTGCGTGCTGGAGGAGGAacag aacgaCAGTTCTAACCCGAGAAA CATGAGAGAGGAGCCGAGGGGCTCAGCGGTTCTGGCGACCCATCGGGACAGGAGCCCGACCG CAGGCTTGCGACCGAGGCCGGCCGAGGAGGAAGAGGTATGGAGCTCTTTGTATGCCTCTGAGGACCCCTCCAGCCACgatgaggaagaggagagcCGCGGGGGTGGGGACTATGtggtggaagaggaggaggagctggTGGAAGGGAgcggggaggaagaggaggaggacgaggaggaggaagaggaggaggagtcaGACCAAGAGAATTCTCCTGAGGACCACTCCAACCacgacgaggaagaggagatcTGCGGGGGTGGTGACTATGtggtggaagaggaggaggagctggCAGAAGGGAgcggggaggaagaggaggaggaagaggaagaggtaTTGAGCTATTTGTATGCCTCTGAGGACAGCTCCAGCCACgatgaggaagaggagagcTGTGGGGCTGGGGACTATGtggtggaagaggaggaggagcagacGGAAGGGAgcggggaggaagaggaggaggacgaggaggaggaagaggaggacagCTCTGGAGAGAGTGAGGATGAGGAGCACTTCCAAGGCCGTGATGAAGACCAAGAGGAGAATGACTTTCATGCGCTTGAGGAGTATGATGGAGAGAGCGAGGAAGAGGAAGATACTGCCACTTCTGCCTTTGAGGAACTCTTCACTGAAGACGAGGAAGAAGAGGAGATTGGCACCCCTGCCACTGAGGAGTACTCTGGAGTCTGTGATGAAGACGAGGAAGAGGAGTTCTTAGGAGACCGTGATGAACATGTAGAAGTGGGGGAGGTTGGCACCCCTGCCGTTGAGGAGTACTCTGGAGTCCGTGATGaagacgaggaagaggagatcAGCACATCCGAAGATGAAGGCAGCCATGCGTACTTAGATGCAGATTATGGGGGGGAGGAGGAATACTCCTCTTCCAgctga
- the LOC138238343 gene encoding E3 ubiquitin-protein ligase TRIM47-like isoform X2: protein MAAAPSSSFSFSSSSSFSSTQGDSTLEGELTCPVCLDIFQDPRLLPCGHNLCLRCVRALGAPGAPGGPIRCPECRRECRPEEPRQNYRLANIALDFLRRDRAVEGAAPVPCDTCPRGGAPAARTCLQCQVSLCLDHLRPHLERPAYTRHPLVQPLSDPRAQRCPRHGQAARLYCTHRKQHLCPACVLEEEQNDSSNPRNMREEPRGSAVLATHRDRSPTGLRPRPAEEEEVWSSLYASEDPSSHDEEEESRGGGDYVVEEEEELVEGSGEEEEEDEEEEEEEESDQENSPEDHSNHDEEEEICGGGDYVVEEEEELAEGSGEEEEEEEEEVLSYLYASEDSSSHDEEEESCGAGDYVVEEEEEQTEGSGEEEEEDEEEEEEDSSGESEDEEHFQGRDEDQEENDFHALEEYDGESEEEEDTATSAFEELFTEDEEEEEIGTPATEEYSGVCDEDEEEEFLGDRDEHVEVGEVGTPAVEEYSGVRDEDEEEEISTSEDEGSHAYLDADYGGEEEYSSSS from the exons ATGGCGGccgccccctcctcctccttctccttctcctcctcctcctccttctcctccacGCAGGGAGACTCCACCCTGGAGGGGGAGCTGACCTGCCCCGTGTGCCTGGACATCTTCCAGGACCCCCGCCTGCTGCCCTGTGGCCACAACCTGTGCCTGCGCTGCGTGCGGGCCCTGGGGGCCCCGGGGGCCCCGGGGGGGCCGATCCGCTGCCCCGAGTGCCGGCGGGAGTGCCGCCCCGAGGAGCCGCGGCAGAACTACCGGCTGGCCAACATCGCCCTGGACTTCCTGCGGCGGGACCGGGCCGTGGAGGGGGCGGCGCCGGTGCCCTGCGACACCTGCCCCCGGGGGGGCGCGCCGGCCGCCAGGACCTGCCTGCAGTGCCAGGTGTCCCTCTGCCTGGACCACCTGCGGCCACACCTGGAGCGCCCCGCCTACACCCGCCACCCCCTGGTCCAGCCCCTGTCGGACCCCCGGGCCCAGCGCTGCCCGCGGCACGGCCAGGCGGCCCGGCTCTACTGCACCCACAGGAAGCAGCACCTCTGTCCCGCCTGCGTGCTGGAGGAGGAacag aacgaCAGTTCTAACCCGAGAAA CATGAGAGAGGAGCCGAGGGGCTCAGCGGTTCTGGCGACCCATCGGGACAGGAGCCCGACCG GCTTGCGACCGAGGCCGGCCGAGGAGGAAGAGGTATGGAGCTCTTTGTATGCCTCTGAGGACCCCTCCAGCCACgatgaggaagaggagagcCGCGGGGGTGGGGACTATGtggtggaagaggaggaggagctggTGGAAGGGAgcggggaggaagaggaggaggacgaggaggaggaagaggaggaggagtcaGACCAAGAGAATTCTCCTGAGGACCACTCCAACCacgacgaggaagaggagatcTGCGGGGGTGGTGACTATGtggtggaagaggaggaggagctggCAGAAGGGAgcggggaggaagaggaggaggaagaggaagaggtaTTGAGCTATTTGTATGCCTCTGAGGACAGCTCCAGCCACgatgaggaagaggagagcTGTGGGGCTGGGGACTATGtggtggaagaggaggaggagcagacGGAAGGGAgcggggaggaagaggaggaggacgaggaggaggaagaggaggacagCTCTGGAGAGAGTGAGGATGAGGAGCACTTCCAAGGCCGTGATGAAGACCAAGAGGAGAATGACTTTCATGCGCTTGAGGAGTATGATGGAGAGAGCGAGGAAGAGGAAGATACTGCCACTTCTGCCTTTGAGGAACTCTTCACTGAAGACGAGGAAGAAGAGGAGATTGGCACCCCTGCCACTGAGGAGTACTCTGGAGTCTGTGATGAAGACGAGGAAGAGGAGTTCTTAGGAGACCGTGATGAACATGTAGAAGTGGGGGAGGTTGGCACCCCTGCCGTTGAGGAGTACTCTGGAGTCCGTGATGaagacgaggaagaggagatcAGCACATCCGAAGATGAAGGCAGCCATGCGTACTTAGATGCAGATTATGGGGGGGAGGAGGAATACTCCTCTTCCAgctga